The genomic interval GGGTGGCCACGGGACCGTCGCCGTGGCCACCCACGGCGTCGTGATCCGCGCCCTGATCGCGCACATCCTCTGCGCGCCCCTGGCCCGCTGGCGCCTGGCCTCGACGACGCTCGAGAACGGGAGCCTCACGGAGATCTCCTACGACACCCGCCTCGAGGAGTTCTCCGTCCAGCGGGTCAACGACTTCGCCCACCTCGAGCCCCACCCCGAGCTGCTGCGCAGCGCGTGGGGCGTGAGCGAGAACTGACAGCACAGACGAACGACAGGAGTTCAGCGATGGAGATGAAGAAGATCATGAATCGCGCCGATGACTTCGTGCGCGACACCATGGAGGGCATCGCCGCGGCATACGGCGACAAGGTCACGCTGCTCGACGGGGACCACCGGGTGCTGGTCACGGGCTATCCCGTCGCCGAGAAGAAGGTCGGCATCGTGACCGCCGGCGGCAGCGGGCACCTCCCCCTGTTCCTCGGCTACGTGGGCGAGGGCATGCTCGACGGCTGCGCCGTGGGCGAGGTCTTCGCCTCCCCGTCGGCCGAGAAGATGACCGACATGATCCGGGCGTGCGACCGCGGAGCCGGCGTGCTGTGCCTGTACGGCAACTACAACGGCGACCGGTTCAACTTCGCGATGGCGTGCGAGGAGGCCGAGTTCGACGACATCGAGACGCGCCAGGTGATCGCGCGCGACGACGTCGCCAGCTCCCCGGCGGAGAACGCCGACAAGCGGCGAGGCGTGGCGGGCATCGTCTACGCCTACAAGATCGCCGGCGCCGCGGCCGCCCAGCTCAAGTCCCTCGAGGAGGTCGGGGACCTCGCCGAGCGGGCGCTCGCGAACACCCGCAGCATGGGTGTCGCGCTCTCCCCGTGCATCGTCCCGAAGGTCGGGTCGCCGACCTTCACCATCCCGGCCGACCAGATCGAGATCGGGATGGGGATCCACGGCGAGGCCGGCATCGAGGTGCGCCCGATGATGACCGCCGACGAGATCGCCGAGGTCATCCTCGACGCGATCACGACGGACATGCCGCTGAGCACGGGCGACGAGGTCTCGGTGATGGTCAACGGCCTGGGCGCGACCCCGCTCGAGGAGCAGTTCATCGTCTACCGCGCCGTGCATCGGCGTCTCGCGGACGCCGGCGTGAGCGTCGTGATGCCCCACATCGGCGAGTTCGCCACCTCGATGGAGATGGCGGGCCTGTCCATCACCGTCCTCAAGCTCGACGCCGAGCTCAAGGAGCTGCTGCTCGCCCCGGCCCGCACGCCCTTCTACACGAACCTGAACAAGTAGGTGATCACGATGGTGGATCGAGCATCGATCGCGAAGGCCGTCACGTCCATCGGCGGCCTCATGAGCGAGAACCGGGACTACCTCGTCTCGCTCGACCAGGTCAACGGCGACGGGGACCTCGGCATCTCGATGGACGACGGCTTCCGGGCGCTCTCGGCGTTCCTGGACGGCAGCGACGAGGAGGATCTGGGCCAGCTGCTGCGGCAGGCCGCCAAGGTCTTCAACGAGTCCGCTCCGTCGTCCCTCGGCAC from Brachybacterium huguangmaarense carries:
- a CDS encoding dihydroxyacetone kinase subunit DhaK; the protein is MEMKKIMNRADDFVRDTMEGIAAAYGDKVTLLDGDHRVLVTGYPVAEKKVGIVTAGGSGHLPLFLGYVGEGMLDGCAVGEVFASPSAEKMTDMIRACDRGAGVLCLYGNYNGDRFNFAMACEEAEFDDIETRQVIARDDVASSPAENADKRRGVAGIVYAYKIAGAAAAQLKSLEEVGDLAERALANTRSMGVALSPCIVPKVGSPTFTIPADQIEIGMGIHGEAGIEVRPMMTADEIAEVILDAITTDMPLSTGDEVSVMVNGLGATPLEEQFIVYRAVHRRLADAGVSVVMPHIGEFATSMEMAGLSITVLKLDAELKELLLAPARTPFYTNLNK